The window ACTCAGGCTGCCTGGTTGAAATAATAACAGATTAAACATTTCTCGTGTACCACCTTGGGCCTCAGGAGGGAGGGCAGGCTGGCTGATTCcttttggggaaggggagggtgaagCAGATTTGAATAGACTTTTAGCATCACAGGGATCATTAtaactttttctcttaaaaaaaaaaatgtttaggaacttccctggtggtctagtggttaagaatctgctttccaatgcaggggatataggttcaatccctggttggggaactaagatcccacgtgcctcagggcaactaagcctgagtgctggAACTACtgtgcccatgctctgcaacaagagaaaaccCAGCGCTGCAACAAGAcccaacaaagcaaaaaaaaaaaaaaaagcttatccaCTTAGCAAAAGGTGAGAGGTGGTACAAATGCTTTGGGGCCCTGCCCAGAGTTCCTGGGCTACAAGAAGTGGCCCAGCAACCTGAAAATAGGGTGCACATGACTGTCCTTCCTGCACCCTGCGCCCCGGTTCAGGCTCCACCTGCTGGGAGCTATGGTCCCCAGTGTATCCCCATCTGCCGTTCCCAAGGTAGGCCAGAAATTCAGACAAATGTCCAGGCTACTACACACAGCACAGGGTGAACAGGCCTCTATTCtaacccttggagaaggcaatggcaccccactccagtactcttgcctggaaaatcccatggatggaggagcctgggaggctgcagtccatggggttgcgaagagtcggacacgactgagcgtcttcactttcacttttcactttcatgcattggagaaggaaatggcaacccactccagtgttcttgcctggagaatcccaggggcgggggagcctggtgggctgccatctatggggtcgcacagagtcggacacgactgaagtgacttagcagtagcagcattctaACCCTTGTCATTATCATGCAGCACTAGATAAATATCATTATAATtagtaaatatataattatcCATCTATGTCTCCACTATTAGAATACCCGCACCAAGAGGGCAGGCTGTCTATCTGCTTTGTCCACAActgcagcccagggcctggcacagagcaagcgCTCAGAAACtactgactgaatgactgatcagatggatggatggatgggtgggtagagGGATATATGGATGAATGATGTGATTTTAGATGGATAGATGtacaggtggatggatggatgggtagatgggagGATGTATAGATAAGtgtatagatggatggatagtaGATGGATGGACGGAGAGATGGATatatagatgaatgaatggatgaatgtatAGATAGAtgtatagatggatggatgagtggatggatgaatagatggatgaatgggtggatgacAGAGGCAGGAAACGACCTCTATCCTGAGCCTGGTGATCATCAATGTCACCCCACCGTCTTcccaggcaaatttggcatttcATTAATCATGTCTAGCTCTGCCTCAAACAATcttgagtttttcttctttttttaagacttaatTTTTGGCTGCCCCACAcaacaggatcttagttccccaaccaggaaactgaacccacatctcctgcagttgAAGTGCGGagccttaactactggaccaccagtgaagtcccagtttgtttttttttaaacgccTTATTTCTTCTAATTATGAATATTCACTAGAGAAACTACTGAAAAGTATCAAGTCAGCTAAAAATGTTGTGTGTAATCTCATCACCCAGAAACAACTACTATTGCTGTTTTGACATCTAgctttccacttaaaaaaaaaatacataattgttGGGGTTTGGTTTGTAGTGGGTAGGAatatgtgtgcacacgtgtgtggatttttttcttacaaaattggGGTCCAAATCCATCTCCTAACTTGTTGTCTGATATTTTAAACTTAATGGAAGAGTGGGAATCGCCCCCTGACCCCCAGAACTAGATGTTTTCCACAAGAAGGTGTGAgcaggggacttccccggtggtccggtggttaagactctgcgcagCCAcggcagggggcaagggttcaatccctggtcagggaactaagatcccccatccCGCGTGTTgcagccaacaacaacaaaaaaggtgtGGGCAGCATTCTCAAGTATTCCAGCCTACAGCAGGGCCCCAACAGCTGACTCCCAGCACATCTGTAAATGGGACCCAGGCTCAGGTTCCTAAAGCACAGTTGACAAAGGAGCAGAGTCAAACCCCAAACGGGGGACCTTCCACAGAACAAAGACCCAGTTTCTCCAACAGAtgatggcaagaaaaaaaaaggaaaagaaagaggggatGGTTATGGTCCAGGGGCCTGTGAAGTTTctctgcaaagggtcagacagtaAATCTCTTAGGTTTTAGGCACAAACATCAGCAACACTTCACAGTCATGCCAGCTAACGCTTAGATGCAAACCACACATACGCAGGATTCTGTTAGCACTGCTTCATGCGTCATAACTCATTTAACCCTCCTGACAACCTAACCAGGTGGGGCTGTTATTATATTATCTGCCTTTCACACACGAGGAAGTGCTGGCCCAGAGAGCTAAAGTCACCGGTGCGAGATCACAAAGCCATCAAGAAATAACTGCAGTTAATGTTCAATCAGGGCCAGGATTTGCTTATTTAATCTAACAGTCCTATGAGCTAGATGAGGTTTTCACCTGTTTCCTAGATGGAGcgatggaagcacagagagggtaGGTGAGATGCCAAAGGTCACGTAGTTAGTGGGTTGCAGGAGGGGATTCTAGCTCCAGAGTCTCCGTCCTTAACCCGCCCTCCCTGCATAGTGCTTACATTCCCTCTTGGACAGAAAGTCCTGGGGAGGGCCTAGAATACTCCAGGACAAGATTTTCTTTTAGCTTAAACTTTGAATCGAGAATCCATTCACCTGATTCACAAAGGTAGGCTGAAAAGTTCCCCTCCAACCCTGGTAGCATCCCAGGTCACCAGGATTACTAGATCCTTCTGTATCTTTCCAGAGTTCCTTTAAGCAAACATCAATATACATCAATATATACCCTTTTTAAACGCTAatgcaggggttggcaaactgaGCTGCAGGCCAATCTGGCTTGTTGCCTATTTTCTTTATAAGTATTTATTCAAGAACTAAATTTAAGTATATTGGgccttcttggtggctcagtggtaaagaatctgcctgctaaggcaggagacacaagttcgatccctgggaagatcccctgtagaaagaaatggcaacccactccagtattcttgcctgcaaaattccatggacagaggagcctggaaggctatagtatgtggggtcacagagtcagacatgactgatcgactgagcatgcacgaacATAGCTGATTTATCATATTATGTGTTAGTCTCAGGTGCTGTTGCCTATTTGTGtaattaaagttttattggcagaCAGTCACACTCATTCACTGATGTATTATCCAAGGCTGCTTTCAGGCACAGCTGAGCAGTTAGACCCTAGGActgaaaatatttcctatttggccctttaagaaaatgttggcaagggacttccctggcagtccagtggttagggcccctcgcttccactgcagggagcatgggtgcagtccctggttggggaactaagatcccacaagcttcactgtgcagccaaaaaaagaaaatgtttgctgatccCTGGACTAAAAGCAGCAGCCATACCCACTATTCTGTAGTTTGCTTTTTCCACTTACCCATATATCCACAGACTGCAGAACATAAAGGATGGCCTGATCCTTTTACACAGCTGCATAGTATTCCCTCACGTGACTATACTTTATGTGTAGCTGCTTCCCCCACTGTGAGAGACTTGGGAGGCTGCCAAGCTTTCCCTCCTAATAACTGTGCTGTAATTTGATACACCCGTCACTTCCCACACGGGTGGTGTTTGtaggataaattcccagaaatgGTTTTGCTGAGTTTGGGTTCCCAGGGCAGTTGGGCAGTAAAGGTTATCTGTGGGTAAATCCTCTGGAATTAAATGTAGCAGGTGGTATACATGCAGGTATTCTTCTGGGCAGATCTTCAAAGGGCAAAGTATTGGTGACTGGTTGGACCTGGGACTCAAGCATAGGGATGGAGGTTTGGTTCTGGGAGGTCCAGGGCCTGTAGCCCAGGTTGGGCACTGACCAAGGTCGTCGGCGAGCCTCCGGCCTTCCTCGGTGGGCACAACACGCTCATCCTCCAGGTCACACTTGTTCCCCACGAGGATGACCTGAGCGTTGTCCCAGGAGTAGGTCTTGATCTGCGTGGCCCTGTGGAGTTGGAGGGCTGTGTTAGGCCAGAGATTAGGGTCAGGGAGAGAGGGTGAAGGTCAGGGGGTAAGTGGTCAGCAAGCACTCACCAGTCCTGCACGGCAGCAAAGGACTCCTGGTTGGCAACGTCATACATGAGCAGGAAGCCCATGGCTCCGCGGTAGTAGGCTGTGGTGATGGTACGGTAGCGCTCCTGGCCCGCCGTGTCCTGGGCACACAGTGGGGTCAGGCATCTAGAAGCCACCCTGTTCCCCACCCTACCTCTCCAGGTGGGCACCCCAGCCTCACAGCCCCAGTCTGATGACCAGGACATGGACCTGCCCTCACAGCCCCCGATTTAATGGGGAGAAATATGGGCCTGCTCTAGTCTGATGGAGGGGACATGCACCCTGTCCTTGAGGGGTTTCCAGTCTGAGGGGTCGGTGGCCTCTCAAAGACTTATTAAGCCCCCTATGACCTCATCTCCAAGAACCAACTTCATGACCACAAACAAGAACCACCTTGACCAGAGGGTACCACCTTGGTGCAGACAGTCTGATGCTCATTACCATGACAATCATTACCAGCAGGTGCTTTGGGAGCGCGAGCATGACTCTGAAGAAGCTCAGTGGGAGCCTCCGGGCCTGTCCCAACAGGGTACCCAAACCTCTTCCCCATTCGTCACCAGATCTTCTAATCCAGCTTGGGTTAGTACTGTCTCCCCCTCAGACCCTAGAGAGCAGGGTAAATCCCCCTCATCCTGATGAATTCACTTCATGGATAATACCCCTACTGCTCTTCACATCTACCCCAAGCCCTCTCCCCGACTCTGGATCACTGTTGCTGACCTGGGACCCCTCCCCACAGCCCTACACCCTCGCCTGAGCTTCCCCAGAGgaaccccagcccctgcctgggcCGGCAGACCCATAGACTGCCGCCTGGCCCACCCAGATCTGCAGCTTGATCCTCTTGTCATGGCGGTAGACTGTCTTGACCTTGAAGTCAATGCCCACGGTGCTGACAAAGGCGGGCGTGAAGGAGTCGTCGGCGTATCGGAACAGGAAGGACGTCTTGCCCACGCTGCTGTTGCCAATGAGCAGCAGCTTGAACATGTAGTCGAAGTTCTGGTCCGCTGCATCCCGCTGGCCTGTTGGGGGGTCTCCAGCTGATGCCATCTTGGCAGGGAGCCTCCTGGAATGGGGAGAGCTGGAGCCCTGCAGGGAAAATGACACCGGGAATGGTCCCAGTGTCTacactggttgttgttgttttagttgctaagtcatgtccaactctgcgactccatggacagtagcctgccagactcctttgtccatgggattttccaggcaagaataccagagtgggttgctatttcttcctccaagcaatcttcccaaccccgggtctcttgcatcagcaggcagtttctttaccacagagccacctgggaagcccatgcaccggacctgggctcaaatcctggctctgccacttggaCGTCAAGTGATCTTGGATGCGTCACTTGCCCTTGTGGGGCCTCAGCGTCCTCGCCTAGAAAATGGGGATGTTTGCCAAATGCAAGGGTCCAGGTTGGGGGTGCCTCATCGGGCTGCTGAGGAACCAGAACCTTCGGAAGGTGCAGATGTGGACTTTGCCCCGGGGCGAGAAGCTGGCGTGGCCCAAGTGTGAGCTGGGGGTAGCTGGGGCTGTCAGCTGGATaaagccccccccaccccaccaccacccagggcCTGGGTGTTGACTTTGGCAGGTGTTAGCCACCCGCCTGCCCCTACGCAGGCCAACTTTAAGTCCTTCCCTGAAGCCCATGGGGAGGGGGCTTTAAGTGGATACACCCCAGGGTTCAATGCCCAGTTCTACCCCCAAATGGGGCCTGCCACCTTCTGTTTGTCAAAGGGGCTGGGCCCATCTGCCTCCCAGGAAAGCTGACTCACCCCAGCCCAGCGTCAGCC is drawn from Bos mutus isolate GX-2022 chromosome 7, NWIPB_WYAK_1.1, whole genome shotgun sequence and contains these coding sequences:
- the RAB3D gene encoding ras-related protein Rab-3D; translated protein: MASAGDPPTGQRDAADQNFDYMFKLLLIGNSSVGKTSFLFRYADDSFTPAFVSTVGIDFKVKTVYRHDKRIKLQIWDTAGQERYRTITTAYYRGAMGFLLMYDVANQESFAAVQDWATQIKTYSWDNAQVILVGNKCDLEDERVVPTEEGRRLADDLGFEFFEASAKENINVKQVFERLVDVICEKMNESLEPSSSPGSNGKGPALGDTPAPQPSSCPC